The Arachis duranensis cultivar V14167 unplaced genomic scaffold, aradu.V14167.gnm2.J7QH unplaced_Scaffold_232527, whole genome shotgun sequence genome contains a region encoding:
- the LOC107461817 gene encoding protein BIC2: MEENKKLSHHMPTWNTTRNPTTSQIVLPPPNNYDKIISTTRRASRSPNYDEDDEEDEDEEEREETGRERLKRHREEVKGRVKIPEDWGQEKMMKEWIDYTTFDALFAPHTMIVTARDALIADARKTTSSSSSTPPRSSQRLRIYSQ, encoded by the coding sequence atggaagaaaacaagaaattgtCCCACCACATGCCTACATGGAACACCACAAGGAACCCCACTACTTCACAAATAGTTCTTCCTCCTCCCAACAATTACGATAAGATAATTAGCACCACAAGAAGAGCATCTAGGTCTCCCAATTATGACGAGGATGATGAAGAAGACGAGGACGAAGAAGAACGCGAGGAGACAGGAAGGGAGAGGCTGAAGAGGCACAGAGAAGAAGTGAAGGGAAGGGTTAAGATTCCAGAAGACTGGGGACaagagaagatgatgaaggagTGGATCGATTACACCACTTTCGATGCTTTGTTTGCTCCTCACACAATGATTGTCACTGCTCGTGATGCTCTCATTGCCGATGCTCGTAAAactacttcttcttcctcatcaacGCCTCCAAGATCGTCTCAGAGATTAAGGATATATTCAcagtag
- the LOC127744260 gene encoding glucan endo-1,3-beta-glucosidase 14-like, translated as MANMRSLMSSFSSYFKMLLLLLTISETFIQTSGYDFGINYGQIANNLPSPSRVAVLIKSLNVSRLKLYDADPNVLSAFSNSNVEFIIGLANENLQSMRDPSKAQSWVQQNVQPYLSQTKITCITVGNEVFNLNDTQLMMNLLPAMQSVYNALVNLGLSQQVTVTTAHSFNILSSSFPPSSGAFRQDLIPYIQPLLNFHAQTKSPFLINAYPFFAYKDSPDKISLSYVLFQPNSGSIDPVTNLHYDNMLYAQIDAVYAAIKALGHTDIVVRISETGWPSKGDPDEVGATPENAEIYNSNLLKRIQQKQATPANPSVPIDIFVFALFNEDLKPGPASERNYGLYYPDGSPVYNIGLQGYLPEMVIESKSNVLSINFLIYTITCLVLCWELSRL; from the exons ATGGCCAATATGAGATCACTCATGTCAAGCTTTTCCTCCTACTTCAAAATGCTTTTGCTGCTTCTCACTATTTCTG AGACATTTATACAGACAAGTGGTTATGATTTTGGAATCAACTATGGACAAATAGCCAACAATCTTCCCTCTCCATCACGCGTTGCTGTTCTTATAAAATCACTGAATGTAAGCAGATTGAAGCTCTATGATGCTGATCCAAATGTTCTATCAGCTTTCTCCAATTCCAATGTGGAATTCATTATAGGACTTGCAAATGAGAATCTTCAAAGCATGAGAGACCCTTCAAAAGCTCAGAGTTGGGTTCAGCAAAATGTTCAACCTTACCTATCACAGACCAAGATCACATGCATCACTGTAGGAAATGAAGTCTTCAATCTAAATGATACTCAGCTCATGATGAATCTCCTTCCAGCAATGCAATCTGTTTATAATGCCCTTGTTAACCTTGGATTATCACAACAAGTTACTGTAACAACAGCACATTCATTCAACATTTTATCTAGTTCATTCCCTCCTTCATCTGGTGCTTTTAGGCAAGATTTGATTCCATATATACAACCACTCCTTAACTTCCATGCTCAAACCAAATCACCTTTTCTTATTAATGCATACCCTTTCTTTGCATACAAGGACAGCCCTGATAAGATTTCATTGAGTTATGTACTATTTCAACCAAATTCTGGCTCAATTGATCCTGTAACCAATCTGCATTATGATAACATGTTGTATGCTCAGATTGATGCTGTCTATGCTGCCATCAAGGCCCTAGGCCATACCGATATCGTGGTTAGGATTTCGGAGACAGGTTGGCCTTCTAAGGGTGACCCAGATGAGGTTGGAGCTACACCAGAGAATGCAGAGATATATAACAGCAATTTGTTGAAGAGAATACAGCAGAAACAAGCAACTCCTGCAAATCCATCAGTTCCAATTGATATCTTTGTATTTGCACTTTTCAATGAGGATTTGAAGCCTGGTCCTGCATCAGAGAGGAACTATGGCCTTTATTATCCTGATGGTTCACCAGTTTATAACATTGGATTACAAGGTTATCTCCCAGAAATGGTTATAGAATCCAAATCCAAT GTTTTGTCCAtcaattttcttatttatactaTTACATGCTTGGTGTTGTGTTGGGAGCTTTCAAGATTGTGA
- the LOC127744262 gene encoding probable calcium-binding protein CML48 isoform X1, with protein MSNYGRYDPHSPYAPSAPSLPENHPPYSTSSSSAAAPPPPSNYQYAPHTATPPPPPSTYNTYGTTATAAAATAYDHGSTYHGAGTAYGQAPSSAYPPPPSSSHGYSAFPPGTHPDVVRSFQMADTDRSGFIDEAELQRALSSGYQKFNIRTIRLLIFLFKDPTQPPRVGPKEFAEIWNCIAHWRGIFERYDKDRSGKIDPLELRDALYGIGYAIPGTVLQLLLAQYGDGNVKRVELGFDSFVECGVIIKGLTEKFKEKDKRYTGSAKLSYDEFMAMVIPFLVAYDD; from the exons ATGTCTAACTACGGCAGATACGATCCCCATTCGCCCTACGCTCCTTCGGCACCATCCTTACCTGAAAACCACCCTCCCTattccacttcttcttcttccgctgctgctcctcctcctccttcaaaTTACCAATATGCCCCTCACACCGCTACTCCTCCTCCGCCACCTTCAACCTACAACACCTATGGCACCACCGCTACTGCTGCTGCTGCCACTGCTTATGATCATGGTTCCACCTACCACGGGGCTGGGACTGCCTATGGCCAAGCTCCATCATCTGCgtatcctcctcctccttcgtCTTCACATGGCTACTCCGCTTTCCCACCAGGGACGCACCCCGATGTCGTTAGGAGCTTTCAGATGGCCGACACAGATCGAAGCGGCTTCATCGATGAGGCGGAGTTGCAGCGGGCTCTTTCTTCTGGATACCAGAAATTCAACATTAGAACTATCCGTCTCCtcatctttctcttcaaggATCCTACTCAGCCTCCGAGAGTTG GGCCAAAGGAATTTGCAGAAATCTGGAATTGCATTGCTCATTGGCGA GGCATATTTGAGAGATATGATAAAGATAGAAGTGGGAAGATTGATCCACTAGAGCTAAGAGATGCTCTGTATGGTATTGGCTATGCAATACCAGGCACAGTTCTACAGCTGCTGCTTGCCCAGTATGGTGATGGAAATGTTAAGAGGGTTGAACTCGGATTTGATAGTTTTGTTGA GTGTGGGGTAATTATCAAG GGTCTGACTGAAAAGTTTAAGGAGAAGGACAAACGTTATACTGGTTCAGCCAAACTTTCATACGATGAGTTTATGGCTATGGTCATTCCATTCCTTGTAGCATATGATGATTGA
- the LOC127744262 gene encoding probable calcium-binding protein CML48 isoform X2, protein MSNYGRYDPHSPYAPSAPSLPENHPPYSTSSSSAAAPPPPSNYQYAPHTATPPPPPSTYNTYGTTATAAAATAYDHGSTYHGAGTAYGQAPSSAYPPPPSSSHGYSAFPPGTHPDVVRSFQMADTDRSGFIDEAELQRALSSGYQKFNIRTIRLLIFLFKDPTQPPRVGPKEFAEIWNCIAHWRGIFERYDKDRSGKIDPLELRDALYGIGYAIPGTVLQLLLAQYGDGNVKRVELGFDSFVECGVIIKVKHAKLFKALNLSHVSLLIPLRFLLIPSIDRGSD, encoded by the exons ATGTCTAACTACGGCAGATACGATCCCCATTCGCCCTACGCTCCTTCGGCACCATCCTTACCTGAAAACCACCCTCCCTattccacttcttcttcttccgctgctgctcctcctcctccttcaaaTTACCAATATGCCCCTCACACCGCTACTCCTCCTCCGCCACCTTCAACCTACAACACCTATGGCACCACCGCTACTGCTGCTGCTGCCACTGCTTATGATCATGGTTCCACCTACCACGGGGCTGGGACTGCCTATGGCCAAGCTCCATCATCTGCgtatcctcctcctccttcgtCTTCACATGGCTACTCCGCTTTCCCACCAGGGACGCACCCCGATGTCGTTAGGAGCTTTCAGATGGCCGACACAGATCGAAGCGGCTTCATCGATGAGGCGGAGTTGCAGCGGGCTCTTTCTTCTGGATACCAGAAATTCAACATTAGAACTATCCGTCTCCtcatctttctcttcaaggATCCTACTCAGCCTCCGAGAGTTG GGCCAAAGGAATTTGCAGAAATCTGGAATTGCATTGCTCATTGGCGA GGCATATTTGAGAGATATGATAAAGATAGAAGTGGGAAGATTGATCCACTAGAGCTAAGAGATGCTCTGTATGGTATTGGCTATGCAATACCAGGCACAGTTCTACAGCTGCTGCTTGCCCAGTATGGTGATGGAAATGTTAAGAGGGTTGAACTCGGATTTGATAGTTTTGTTGA GTGTGGGGTAATTATCAAGGTAAAACACGCCAAGCTTTTTAAAGCTTTGAACCTGTCTCATGTTTCTTTACTTATTCCTTTACGTTTCCTATTAATTCCTTCCATTGATAGAG GGTCTGACTGA